GGGGTCCACAACGGTCACAGTAATATGCTTTTCAAGTTGTTTTAAGCGTCTGAAAATTAACGTGCGATGGGCCCATGGACAGGCCATCGAAACAAATAAGTGATAACGACCAGACTCTGCCTTAAAGCCTTCACTACCAGAGGAGCCAGCCTTACCATCGGGCGTTACCCAATGTCGAAACTGTGCGTCTTCGCGTATAAATGCGCCATCCTTACTTTGATACCACTGATCATGCCACTTACCGTCGACTAATAAACCCATGCTTAGCTACCTATATTCAAAACAGAATATCAGTGTAGTTGAGTAATTTGTTTAAAAAAACTAAAATAAAATGATGTTTATATTCAAAAATATTGATGTTTAATGACGGATAATCTGCTCAGTCTTGATGCCTTACAGGTGGTTGACGCTATTGCTCGCAAAGGCAGTTTTGCCGCGGCCGCTGCATCGCTATATCGCGTACCCTCAGCCCTTACCTACACGGTTCAGAAGCTTGAACAAGACTTAGCGATACAGATTTTCGTTAAAAAGGGTAGAAAAGCCCAATTAACGCCAGCAGGGCAGTTATTATTAGAGCGAGGCCGCGACATATTAGCCGCTACAGAGCAACTGGTGCTCGATGTAAAAGAGTTGCATGGCGGCTGGGAAAGCCAGCTAAATATTGGTATTGATACCAGTTTTGGCGTGGCTGCAGCTACCGCTGATCTGCAGGCGCTGATGCAGCAGCGACCTGAGATTCAGCTTGATGTAAGCGAATTTGTATTGAATGGCGCCTGGGAGGCGCTCATTAATGAGACAATTGATATTGCGATTGGCGTGCCAGAAAAGCCAAAAGATATCAACGCGGTGCATGTATTTCCTTTGATTGAGGATGATTGGGTATTTGCCATTGCAGCTGATCATCCATTGGCGGCTCATCAGCAGCCTATAAACCAAGTCGATATTGCTCAATACCGACAGGTTATTATTAAAGATCAAGCCAACACCCTGCGATTAAAAGCGCTGCGCCAGCTCAATAGCTCAAAGTTCATTAAAGTTGAAAACTTACAGGCAAAAATAGCTATGCAGTTAGCAGGACTGGCCATTGGCTTTTTGCCGAGGCGCGCAATTCAGCATGAGTTAGCCACTGGCGCTTTATTAATAAAACCGCTCGACAATGAAATGGCTGCGTTAGTCAGTAAGAGTCAGTTATATGTTGCAGTCAGGCACGGAGATCGTGGAAGAGCTTTAGAGTTTTTGTTAAATTCACTATTAAATCATTAAGTTGCTGGTGAGATATGACCAGATGGCTGATGTGGCGGTCGGATATTGCAGCATAAATACTGTAGATAGCTTTACAGTTTTATCGCTGTCGCCTACTTTGAATAATAAATATAAAAAAGGATTTAGATATGATCAATAGATGGCTAGTAGCGTCAATTATTTGTTTTAGTTCCCATGCTTTTGCAAGTCTCTGCGATGGTCTGCCGTTTTATAAGGCCGAAGCTGAAGCACGTGGCTATGATATGCCCTTAGGCTGCGGTTTATCGGTAGTGTATAACCACCTTGATGAAGAAATTGCAGTTGATGGTATAAATTTATTATCGAAAAATTCTGCTAATCAATCTCAGCTAAATGCATTCATAGGACAAGCCGGTTTAGATATTGAAGAGCTGATTATAGAAGTTGATACTACCATCTTACGCTTTGATGTCTGGCTATTACCGTTTTTAAATGTATATGCCTTAGGTGGGCAGACCAGCGGCACGGCTGACGTCTCGGTAAATATTGCTAACGCCGCCTTGCTAGACCCTACTCTAGCATCGCAATATACATTCGATGTTGATTTTGAGGGCGATACGCTTGGGCTTGGTTTTACCTTGGCCTATGGCGTAGACAAATTCTTTGCATCGGCTGATGTTAACTACTCGCAAACCGACGTTGACGTTTTAGACGATAATGCTTCTGCGTTAGTAAGCTCTCTGAGGTTTGGCTATCAGTTCAACCGCAGTCTTCGTTTATGGACCGGCTTGATATATGAGGATATCGAGGAAACGGTGAACGGCCCTATTCCTGATGGCCTTATCCCGCCTGAAATTGTAGGTGCACTTGGCGGTATCGAGCTTGACAAATTTGAGACCGATACACGCGCTAACGATCCAATTTCAAATATCTTTGGCCTACAGTACAATATCAACAAGCATTGGAATTTTGGTTTAGAAGGTGCAGTCGGTGACCGTTCGGGTTATCTAGCACAGCTTAACTATCGCTTTTAAGCAGAAATAACAGAAATAATAAAAAAGGCGCCATCTAGGCGCTTTTTTTATATTTAGGCCTGCTGTTTGTTCAGGCCTTCAGCTAGTTGTTGCCACTCGGCTTCGCTAGGGCCATGTAAGGCTGGGTAGTCGCGCCAATAATACTGCAGCGTGTCTTTTGGCCAATTTTTATAAATGTATTCCCAGCTTAGTTTTTCTATGCGCCAAGCGTGGTGGGGTGCTAAGTTGCTGGTAAAAACAGGTGCCCCGTAATCACAAAATCGCGTGTCGATACTTAATCGCACTACACTATCTGAGGTGTTAGGTTCAGCTTTATGCACACAACAGGCGTGAAAAAGAATCACATCCCCTTGTTCAACATCTGAAACATGCCAAGTATCTTCATGCGCGAAAATTTCGCATTGCACACCGCCTACGCCATTAGCTTGCGTGACTTGACGTACACCTTGATGATGCGATTTCGGTAGCACCATTAAACGTCCCATATCTTTGCCAATATCGTGAAGCGCTAGCCAGATGCCTGCCATTGTATTTCCAGCTTGATGCGAGTGCGCATCTTGATGTGGCGGTGTTTCAAAGCCAAGTTTACGCGGTGTTGAAATACGTGCCATTTTCATGGGATACACAAATACCTTATCGCCGGCTACGATTTGCATTGCCTGCTGCATATCTTGCTGATGAAAAATATCTTGAAACAAGGGTAGTGCTTGTATGTCTGGATAAACCTGATCAAAAAAGGGATCCGTCTCAAAAAAAGGTTTACCGTTTAATATGGGTTGTCGAGATGCCTTGTTAAAACTAACTTCGGGTGCAAGCAGGTCAATTATTTGCTGCATTAAAGCCTCGCAATCGTGAGTATTCACTGCAGCTTTAATGTGCAGGTATCCAAAGTCCTGGAATCGCTCGCGCAAGATCGCTAAAGGCTCAGATAGCGTTGATAGGATAAGCGGCTCGGTTTTCATCAGTCACTCTCCTCGCAACGCAGCTTTAATGCCTCGGTCATCGCGCTGAAACCGTGTTTTAGACGTTTGTTAAGTAAGCCACCGATTAAAGGCGCTAGCAGGCCTTCTAAGCGAAAAATTGAGTGGTAGAGGCAGCTAGCAGGTTGATCAGTTTCGAGCTTATGCTGTCTTGTGCTGTAAAGTAAGCCAGGAATATGAACCCCGTATTCCATGAACGACTTGCCATCATTATGGCGAATGGTTTCACGCTGCTTGAGGGTAAATGGCAACAGTTTAACCCACATAAAAATTGCCTTGCCAGGCTGTAAACTTGATTCGCAGCGCAAGACAAAGGGGTTCCATTCCGGATAGCGCTCAAGTTCGGTCAAAACCTGCCACACAGATGATGGTGATGTTGCAATGGAAGTCTGTAAAATGATTTCGTATTTCATACTATGCTAAGCTATTGCGGGAATATTGAGTGCTCTATAAGGTTTGTAAGGGCATACTAACTATTCGTTATGATAACAGGAAAAAAGCTGCATGCCGCAAGACCCCGGGTCAAATCAACCCAATCATGAACAGGATGTCACAAAGCGTTCATTATCTGGCCATCGCTTTATGAAACTAGGTTTTCAGGTATGCACAATGCTCATGCTTCTCAGTGCCATCACGCTGGCAATCGATAGCTATCGATTAACATCGCGTGATAATCATACCCTCACACCTGCCATCATGCAGCATATCAAGCAGCAGCTAAGCTCGGCTGATCAATTAGCCTTAGCCGCAGGCAAGCCTGTGTTAGTGTATGTATGGGCTACATGGTGTGGCGTTTGTAAATTAACATCAAAAGCTGTTAGTAATCTTACGAGCGATTATCCAGTCGTTAGTATTGCTTTAAAATCAGGTACTCCAGCCTCGGTTGCGGCCTATCAAGCTCAGCATGATATTGCGTTTCCAGTAATTAACGATGCTAATGGCGCCGTTGCTCAGCAGCTTGAGATAAAGGGTACACCGAGCTTTTTGATTTTGGACAGTCATGGCAAAATTCACTATTACAGTGTTGGTGTGAATACCGAGATTGGCTTGCGGGCCAAGCTGGCCGTATTTGATCAAACTTAATATCTAAAAACGGAATAACTCATGTCAGCACCAGCGACACTTTATTATGCCTATGATCCTATGTGTTCATGGTGCTGGGCGTATCGTCCAGTATTAGATCAAATACG
The DNA window shown above is from Pseudomonadales bacterium and carries:
- a CDS encoding glutathione S-transferase family protein, encoding MGLLVDGKWHDQWYQSKDGAFIREDAQFRHWVTPDGKAGSSGSEGFKAESGRYHLFVSMACPWAHRTLIFRRLKQLEKHITVTVVDP
- a CDS encoding LysR family transcriptional regulator, coding for MTDNLLSLDALQVVDAIARKGSFAAAAASLYRVPSALTYTVQKLEQDLAIQIFVKKGRKAQLTPAGQLLLERGRDILAATEQLVLDVKELHGGWESQLNIGIDTSFGVAAATADLQALMQQRPEIQLDVSEFVLNGAWEALINETIDIAIGVPEKPKDINAVHVFPLIEDDWVFAIAADHPLAAHQQPINQVDIAQYRQVIIKDQANTLRLKALRQLNSSKFIKVENLQAKIAMQLAGLAIGFLPRRAIQHELATGALLIKPLDNEMAALVSKSQLYVAVRHGDRGRALEFLLNSLLNH
- a CDS encoding phytanoyl-CoA dioxygenase family protein — protein: MKTEPLILSTLSEPLAILRERFQDFGYLHIKAAVNTHDCEALMQQIIDLLAPEVSFNKASRQPILNGKPFFETDPFFDQVYPDIQALPLFQDIFHQQDMQQAMQIVAGDKVFVYPMKMARISTPRKLGFETPPHQDAHSHQAGNTMAGIWLALHDIGKDMGRLMVLPKSHHQGVRQVTQANGVGGVQCEIFAHEDTWHVSDVEQGDVILFHACCVHKAEPNTSDSVVRLSIDTRFCDYGAPVFTSNLAPHHAWRIEKLSWEYIYKNWPKDTLQYYWRDYPALHGPSEAEWQQLAEGLNKQQA
- a CDS encoding SRPBCC domain-containing protein, which translates into the protein MKYEIILQTSIATSPSSVWQVLTELERYPEWNPFVLRCESSLQPGKAIFMWVKLLPFTLKQRETIRHNDGKSFMEYGVHIPGLLYSTRQHKLETDQPASCLYHSIFRLEGLLAPLIGGLLNKRLKHGFSAMTEALKLRCEESD
- a CDS encoding protein disulfide oxidoreductase, coding for MPQDPGSNQPNHEQDVTKRSLSGHRFMKLGFQVCTMLMLLSAITLAIDSYRLTSRDNHTLTPAIMQHIKQQLSSADQLALAAGKPVLVYVWATWCGVCKLTSKAVSNLTSDYPVVSIALKSGTPASVAAYQAQHDIAFPVINDANGAVAQQLEIKGTPSFLILDSHGKIHYYSVGVNTEIGLRAKLAVFDQT